In the Pseudoliparis swirei isolate HS2019 ecotype Mariana Trench chromosome 19, NWPU_hadal_v1, whole genome shotgun sequence genome, one interval contains:
- the nocta gene encoding nocturnin, with amino-acid sequence MNPSRRCSAFLSQLCVSSSLGGPTARRPLHPAAVSAPGGTRCCHPGGEGGGGGGVKGTCPQLMPNGTPVTGAAPVFPKSSSSSRLFGTLAQPDPDPGENPDQERVESDQLLRECEEALQRRPARPHRDLVSPSGTEPCHHKLHPPIRIMQWNILAQALGEGKDGFTRCPPDALNWQERKYLILEEILTYRPDILCLQEVDHYHDTFQPIMASLGYRGSFMAKPWSPCLDVERNNGPDGCALFYRRSRFSPQATAHLRLSATTLPTNQVAVVQTLRCRGTGRRLCVAVTHLKARSGWERLRSAQGADLLRSLRSITSQSAGGESEPAGGGGTVPLVVCGDFNAEPSEEVYRRFSSSALGLNSAYKLLSADGQTEPAYTTWTIRPSGESCSTLDYIWYSRDALSVQRLLDIPTEEQIGPDRLPSYHYPSDHLSLLCDLSFKEEPHRLM; translated from the exons ATGAATCCGTCTCGTCGCTGTTCGGCTTTTCTGAGCCAACTGTGCGTGTCCTCCTCGCTGGGGGGCCCGACAGCCAGGAGGCCGTTACATCCAGCAGCAGTCTCAGCACCGGGGGGAACACGCTGCTGTCACcccggaggagaaggaggaggaggagggggagtcaAAGGGACCTGTCCCCAACTAATGCCGAACGGGACACCCGTCACCGGGGCAGCACCAG TTTTTccgaagagcagcagcagcagcaggttgtTTGGCACGTTGGCCCAGCCGGACCCGGACCCGGGGGAGAACCCAGACCAGGAAAGGGTCGAGTCGGACCAGCTGCTCCGAGAGTGTGAAGAGGCCCTGCAGAGGCGTCCGGCCAGGCCACATCGGGATCTGGTCAGTCCCAGCGGCACGGAGCCCTGCCACCACAAGCTCCACCCACCCATACGGATCATGCAGTGGAACATCCTGGCGCAAG CTCTCGGCGAGGGGAAGGACGGCTTCACCCGCTGTCCGCCGGACGCGCTCAACTGGCAGGAGAGGAAGTACCTGATCCTGGAGGAGATCCTCACCTACCGCCCCGACATCCTGTGCCTGCAGGAGGTGGATCACTACCACGACACCTTTCAGCCAATCATGGCCAGCCTCGGCTACCGAGGCAGCTTCATGGCCAAGCCCTGGTCCCCCTGTCTGGACGTGGAGCGGAACAACGGCCCGGACGGCTGCGCTCTGTTCTACCGCCGCTCGCGCTTCTCCCCGCAGGCCACGGCTCACTTGCGGCTGTCGGCCACGACGCTGCCCACCAACCAGGTGGCCGTCGTCCAGACGCTGAGGTGCCGAGGGACCGGCCGGCGGCTGTGCGTGGCCGTCACCCACCTGAAGGCCCGCAGCGGCTGGGAGAGGCTGCGGAGCGCGCAGGGCGCCGACTTGCTGCGGAGTTTGCGCAGCATCACGTCCCAAAGCGCCGGCGGCGAGTCCGagccggcggggggggggggcaccgtcCCCCTGGTCGTGTGCGGAGACTTCAACGCAGAGCCCTCGGAGGAAGTCTACCGGCGGTTCAGCTCCTCGGCTCTGGGCCTGAACTCGGCGTACAAGCTGCTGAGCGCCGACGGGCAGACGGAGCCCGCCTACACCACGTGGACGATCCGCCCCTCCGGAGAGAGCTGCAGCACTCTGGACTACATCTGGTACAGCCGCGACGCTCTGAGCGTGCAGCGCCTGCTGGACATCCCCACGGAGGAGCAGATCGGCCCGGACCGCCTGCCCTCTTACCACTACCCCTCTGACCACCTCTCGCTGCTCTGCGACCTCAGCTTCAAGGAGGAGCCCCATAGGCTGATGTAG